A portion of the Pseudarthrobacter defluvii genome contains these proteins:
- a CDS encoding glycosyltransferase family 2 protein — MSEGASQVLEELRGEALILVPAMESPLPPAWPGARWIGSVDLEDLADCSRFELENHAGYERARLLVRASGAVRGFVDVPSPAGIVDRAVFEDALAALPPVPSFPPAVSAPHITVVVCTRDRTQQLRGALMTILALDYPRFDVVVVDNAPATRATEELVRQEFRDQRVRLVTEPVPGLSHARNTGLRHAKGDLVAFTDDDVVVDRSWLREIAAAFEAVPGAACVTGLVPAGELRTPAQGYFDSKVSWSRSLVPQVYSLANPPAALAKFPFSPGAFGTGANFALRRQAALRLGGFDPALGVGTPTGGGEDIDMFTRVILEGHALVVQPAAIVWHRHRDGLEDLRVQARGYGNGLGAWMTKVMMDPRTARLALARSWGVGLEFLNRRPQPIQPALQGSPVHSSLEAQVSRLVWLQLLAVAFGPYKYLQSRRAAGS; from the coding sequence ATGAGTGAAGGCGCCAGCCAAGTGCTTGAGGAGCTCCGGGGCGAGGCACTGATCCTGGTGCCCGCCATGGAGTCCCCGTTGCCGCCGGCCTGGCCGGGGGCGCGGTGGATCGGGTCCGTGGATCTGGAAGACCTCGCGGACTGTTCGCGCTTTGAACTGGAGAACCATGCTGGATACGAACGGGCACGGCTGCTGGTGCGCGCGTCGGGGGCTGTGCGGGGATTCGTCGATGTGCCGTCGCCGGCGGGAATCGTGGATCGGGCTGTCTTCGAGGACGCCCTGGCGGCCCTGCCGCCAGTCCCATCATTCCCGCCGGCTGTGAGTGCCCCGCACATCACTGTGGTGGTGTGCACCAGGGACCGTACCCAGCAGCTGCGCGGGGCCTTGATGACAATCCTGGCCCTGGACTACCCGCGCTTCGACGTGGTGGTGGTGGACAACGCGCCGGCAACGCGCGCCACAGAGGAACTAGTCCGCCAGGAGTTCCGGGACCAGCGGGTACGGCTGGTGACGGAACCCGTTCCGGGCCTCTCCCACGCCAGGAATACCGGCCTGCGCCACGCCAAGGGAGACCTCGTGGCTTTTACTGATGACGACGTGGTGGTGGACAGGTCCTGGCTGCGGGAAATCGCAGCGGCATTCGAAGCCGTGCCGGGAGCGGCCTGCGTGACGGGGCTGGTCCCGGCGGGAGAGCTCCGCACTCCCGCCCAGGGCTACTTTGACTCGAAGGTCAGCTGGTCACGGAGCCTGGTCCCGCAGGTCTACTCGCTGGCAAACCCGCCCGCTGCACTGGCCAAATTCCCCTTCAGTCCGGGAGCATTCGGGACGGGTGCCAACTTCGCACTGCGGCGACAGGCCGCCCTCCGACTCGGCGGTTTTGATCCCGCCCTGGGGGTAGGCACTCCCACGGGCGGCGGCGAGGACATCGACATGTTCACCCGGGTCATCCTCGAGGGGCACGCGTTGGTGGTCCAGCCGGCCGCCATCGTGTGGCACCGCCACCGGGACGGGCTGGAAGACCTGCGTGTGCAGGCCCGGGGCTACGGCAATGGCCTCGGGGCGTGGATGACCAAGGTGATGATGGACCCCCGTACTGCACGGCTGGCACTTGCCAGGAGCTGGGGGGTAGGGCTCGAGTTCCTGAACCGCCGCCCACAGCCCATCCAGCCTGCCCTCCAGGGCTCCCCGGTGCACAGCTCCCTCGAGGCCCAGGTCTCCAGGCTTGTCTGGCTGCAGCTGCTGGCTGTGGCCTTCGGGCCCTACAAATATCTGCAGTCGCGCAGGGCTGCGGGCAGTTAG